A single genomic interval of Hyphomicrobium methylovorum harbors:
- a CDS encoding AAA family ATPase, giving the protein MHMKDPAAPQIVMLEEIMGRWAGPYAADNVLCGVATVPVKLAEKRRAAAGVEIDHPRHIERFTQHLGGLVARSEVAIEGQHGDARTLQVANVGLDLGCSPETVHRLMLDHFNDQCVPPWEVDDLAVKVINASKSRENDIGCDALPSSQDAFGHLASNVQAATSPVSSTAQGKASRFKPIRENEMDAIPPPIWLVDNLVEDRTICVVVGESGSFKTFILADLCFSVAAGVKTAFGTMPNRSGPVFYASLEGLANVMQERRQAWREGRSITGTFPFFAMPAPVLWSVAEQEEFVAQIDATGERPALIALETFTTMLDGKENDTESGALFAKFCRGLIERYGCAVVTVHHNSDKDGASKTGRGTSSIKGNCDSMILVEGDPVTRTADVSVLKHRSFAMSAKPWHLRGRPCGPALVFGLITPEEVRAAQIERDPYHPTHIGAALRNLGAVRPDKAVASRILASELVPTERHATVEERDAAIKSATNRINERAAFQPGEKKSLCAYAEKTDRGWYWSLPG; this is encoded by the coding sequence ATGCACATGAAGGACCCGGCCGCGCCGCAGATCGTCATGCTGGAAGAGATCATGGGTCGTTGGGCTGGACCCTATGCAGCCGACAATGTGCTCTGCGGCGTGGCCACCGTGCCCGTCAAGCTCGCGGAGAAGCGCAGGGCCGCCGCGGGCGTCGAGATTGATCACCCTCGCCATATCGAGCGCTTCACACAGCACCTCGGTGGCCTGGTCGCACGCAGCGAAGTTGCTATCGAAGGGCAGCACGGTGACGCTCGAACGCTTCAGGTGGCCAATGTCGGCCTCGATCTAGGATGCTCCCCGGAAACTGTACATCGCTTGATGCTCGATCATTTCAACGACCAATGCGTGCCGCCTTGGGAGGTGGATGACTTAGCCGTCAAGGTGATCAATGCCAGCAAATCGCGCGAGAACGACATCGGCTGCGATGCCCTGCCATCGTCGCAGGACGCATTCGGCCATCTCGCTTCGAACGTGCAGGCGGCCACGTCTCCGGTATCGAGCACTGCACAGGGAAAGGCATCCCGCTTCAAGCCCATTCGTGAAAACGAGATGGACGCCATTCCACCACCAATCTGGTTAGTCGATAACCTAGTTGAAGATCGGACAATCTGCGTTGTCGTTGGCGAGAGCGGTAGCTTCAAAACTTTTATCCTTGCCGATCTTTGCTTCTCGGTGGCCGCAGGCGTGAAGACAGCGTTCGGAACCATGCCCAACCGCAGCGGCCCCGTGTTTTATGCGTCGCTCGAAGGGCTTGCCAACGTCATGCAGGAACGACGGCAAGCATGGCGCGAGGGGCGAAGCATCACGGGCACGTTCCCATTCTTCGCTATGCCCGCCCCGGTGCTGTGGAGTGTGGCCGAGCAAGAAGAATTCGTCGCTCAGATTGATGCAACCGGAGAACGGCCGGCGCTCATCGCACTAGAGACGTTCACGACCATGCTTGACGGCAAGGAGAACGACACCGAAAGCGGCGCACTGTTCGCCAAATTCTGCCGTGGCCTTATCGAACGCTACGGCTGTGCGGTGGTTACGGTCCACCATAATTCCGATAAGGACGGCGCATCCAAAACCGGGCGCGGCACATCGAGCATCAAAGGCAACTGCGACAGCATGATTTTGGTCGAGGGTGACCCGGTGACCAGAACCGCCGATGTTTCTGTATTGAAGCATCGCTCATTCGCTATGTCTGCCAAGCCGTGGCACCTGCGGGGGCGGCCTTGTGGCCCGGCGCTGGTGTTTGGGCTTATCACACCGGAAGAGGTGCGAGCGGCGCAGATCGAGCGTGATCCGTACCACCCGACACATATCGGAGCAGCGCTACGCAACCTTGGCGCTGTAAGGCCAGACAAGGCGGTGGCATCTCGGATCCTCGCAAGCGAGCTTGTGCCCACGGAACGCCATGCCACGGTCGAGGAAAGAGATGCCGCAATTAAGTCGGCCACGAACCGGATTAACGAGCGGGCGGCATTCCAGCCTGGGGAGAAAAAATCCCTTTGCGCCTATGCTGAGAAAACAGACCGCGGCTGGTATTGGAGCTTACCAGGCTAA